The window CACTCTCACAGTATCAAGCCCATTTACCTGCATACAAAACAATGGGAATTCTCAGAGATCAGTCAGGTAGGTAAGATTTAGCACCACCTAATCCCAGCTTTTCACCCTGACTTTTCTCCCAGTCAGAAAAAGGAGagttagggctgggcacagtggctaatgcctgtaatcccagcactttggcaggctgaggcaggtagatcacctgaggtcaggagtttgagaccagcctggccaacatggggaaaccctgtctctactaaaatacaaaaattagccaggcatggtggcgtgtgcctgtaatcccagctactatgggggctgaggcagaaggaccgcttgaacctgagaggtggaggttgcagtgagctgagatcgtgccactgcactccagtctgggcaacagagtgacactccatctcaaaaaaaaaaaaaaaaaaaaagggagaagtaggtgctaggtgcggtggctaacgcctatagtcctagctacttgggaggctgaggtgggaggatcgcttgaacccaggagtttgaatccagcctgggcaatgaaacaaaaccctgtctttaagagaaaggaaaaaaaaggaaaaagtgggggaaaaggagaaagaaaagaaaaaagaaagtatgcaAAACACTCACCGTCACCTCACACCAATACTCGCCCCACCGTGTGATAGGCTCTTCTGGTAACTTTAACGTATGTGGGGCAACCACAACAccaagctacaaaaaaaaaaataaaataaaataaaatctcagctCAAACGAACTCTGTTTTCATGACTGCCACTCTAGGGAACCTCATAAAGAGGGTTACAGGATTTCCTGCACAGGGATGCATAAAACTGGGGTGTCTACTCTGGCTGATTCCATGGGAGAGAAGGGCATACACCTTCATAGACGGTAGTAGAGAAATATTCAATTCTGATTCTCAGAAAGGGAGGTAGATTCACAAAGAGAAACAGGGCTTGAGGCCAAAACCACTTCATCCACAAAAGTAACAATTCTCCAGTGAGTCACAAATCCCCAGCGTTTCCCTAGGTAGACAGGAAATAAATGGAAACCACCACCTTTTCCTATGAATCTTCAAATTCTATGTGACCATCCTTAGTCCTTAGCCATTTCCTTCCCATACTCCTGCAAACTAACCAAGAATACTTTCCTTAACTATAACTGGATGATCACAACCCTTCCTAACAAAGGGATCAATCCCAGGCCTCCTTCCCAGAGGCAGCTTCCACCTCAGGGGTAGAGTGATTTTTGGGAACACTCACATTCTTGAAGAAGTGGCGGGCAACTATTTCAGGGTTCAGCTCCCATTTGACATTGTTCTTCATCCCTACCTCCAGGCGACAGCTTTTTAGAAATTTCACTGTCTGAAAGGAATTATGAGTTGGAGTCAAAGGAGAGGAAACATGTCAGGGTTACAAGGTATGcaagccaagcatgatggctcatgcctgtaatcccagcactttgggaggccaagatgggtctcccaaagtggatcacttcagcccaggagtttgaaaccagcctggccaacacggcgaaaccctgtctctaccaaaaatacaaaagttagccaggcatggtggcaggcacctgtactgATTATCTTCTCATGTGTCCATGTTCTCTCCAACTTGTACGTAAACATCcttgaaggcagagccctcatctCAGACTATTCCATGGGTTCCCTGATTCCCAGATTGGAACCTCCCTTGGTACTTTAAGGCACTTCATGCAACACATCAGGGATCTCCCAAGAGGTCTACATACCGGTTTTGTGGGGCAGCCACAACACTTCCCCTTTCTCCCACTCTTGGGTCTGCAATCAGGAGATCTCAAAGGAATCAGGGAGACTCTCAGGGTGAGGTTGGTAAGTCTTGTAAGTgacaaataaatactttttacatTTCTACTCACCGCCTCACCTGCCTTGGTCTGGATCTTCTCTAATTTTCCTTCTTGTCTCAGCTAGAAAAGAAAGTTAGAGATGAAAagcagtaaaagaaaaatgagcccATGTTAAATAGCATCAAACTATTCCTATGCTGGGCATTGGCTGGGCTTCTGGATGCCTGTTCTTCTAGTTCCTATTTCATTTTCAAGTTAAATGTCAAAGGGAAGGAAGCTGCGAGAGAAAAGAAGTCTCTCTGTCCTTCCTTTGAGCTCACCAATTTCTCCTCTTCAAACAGCTTCTTGTTTTCAGGGGATGCATATACAGCCAGTCCCTGAAGAAGGAGTCGATTCCGGCCCAAAGATTTCTTCACTGAGACCAGGTCACCCCGGACTCCAACATCTGTCAATGAGAACAGAGACAGGGGAATTAGAACCATCTAGGAGTCCCTAAAGAAAAGATGATCAAAGAGAGAAGCACCTCTTACTTTCTCACAGTGCTTATTTTTCCTAAAAGAAATGCTAACTCATATTCACTAGGAAGAAGATTTAAGAGACTGCTAATTAGTTTCTTTAGAACTTGATGTATAAATTTAATATCCCCTGTACAGAGGGAGGAGTTGTCCCATGGAGGATTTCAGTATATGTGGCACAAATTGTCAGGCTCCTCTCCCCACACACTGTTAATGATGTTGCTgcctttatgttttaattttcaatgcTGGAGGCCAATGTCACAATCAAAATAGTTTTTATGGCTTCCTCTTCTCACATATAGAGTTGATTATTTCCACAAAGAAAAAGCAAGGCAAATGGTTGAGGGGGACGGGCTAGAAAAAGCTGATGCCAAACCGGACCAGCCTGAGAGGAAGCGCCTCGGCCCAGGCCTTACTCTCCACCGACTGCGTGAGGATGAGCTCCAGGTTTTCTTTGGGCCGATGCTTCGTGTCCTCCACCAGCTTATAGACGCGATGTCGCCGGTGCAGGCGCGGCTTCCGGCCCTCCCCGGCCAGCGGTACCTTCCACCAGCGCTCCACGATGACCGTGCCCTGGCGGCCAGGAAAGCGACGGTGAGCTAGTCTCCACAAGGAACAGCCTCTCCCTCCACCACGGCCACCAGCCCCTCAAGGAAAGCCCGCCACCCCCACATCGGGTCCCTCCAGGTCCCAGTGCGCCTCCAGAAACAATACTCGAGCGTGTCTACCCCCTACCCCACACTCAGCCCTCACCCGATTTTGAGAGAGGCTGAAGTCGCAGGCCAGGTCAGGGGACTTCCCTTCATGTCGCGGCCGCAGTAGCTCCCGGGCGCCTCCCCGCAGCTGCCGCCCAGCGCCCGCCCGCAGCAGAGCTCTGCCCGGGGCCGTGACAACGTGCGCCGCCATGTTCGCAGGCACAGAATGAGACCTGAGGGAGGACCCGGGCGTCGGGCGGCAGGAAAGGCCCCCGCCAGGGCTGCCTGCGGCGCGCCGGCGCGGCTTTGGTCTGGGCTGAGCGAGGGGATGGGGAGCGGGCCAGGGGACAGATGGCACCGCGGCTtgcctgtttttactttttggcaGAGGGGACGGACGCCCAGAATTACTGATAATGGAATGAGTGTTAGGTGGACTGACGCCGGAAAAGACGCTCTTCCTCTTGAAAGTGTGGGCTTTGCTTTTGCTCTAGTTGCTGGGGTAACTTTTAATTCTGACGTTCTGTGATGACTGGATACTGACGGGAGAATGAATGATGCTCTCACTTTTCCTTATTTCAAATCTACCTAAAAGTGGTAAAGGATGGGATCTCTTGGAAAACTCTGCCAGCTCCAGGAGGAGCCTAACCCTTAATCATTATGCTGCAGTATTTAAGCTAATAAAGGAGAATTCTAAATCACAAGCTATGTAAACCATAGTAAAAAAGCAACTATGGTAGGGCCGCGACAGTTCCCTCTGGGGAGGGTCTCAGTACTGGACAGAAGACCATAAAAACTGGATGAAAGAAAGTCCATTTGGCAGAGATTATGGAAAGACGGGCCCTTAAACATACTGACCAGTCCTCCTTCCTCCTAAATACACTACTTGGCCTCCTGGACACCGGTCTTCTTCAGTCTCGTTTGctgatttctccttttctccccgCTTCTTAGAATGCCCCCGGGACTCCGTTTTTGAACCTTTACTCTTCTCAGGATACACTCACTGTTGATCTCATCCAGTCTCGTGGCTTACAATACCATTTATATGCCAATGACTCCTAAATTTCTAGGTCCATCCTAGACATATCCCAAACTCATCTCAAATATTCAACTGTTTATTCGTCATTTTCCTCTTATGTATCCAAAGGACACCTCAAAGTTAACTGTCCCAAACTGAACTTATTTTATTCCCCTCTCGCCCCCAAAACTGCCCCATCTGCACAGCCTTTTTCCTCTCAGTTGACAGAaactccattctttccattctcttttctctcatactccatcaggaaatcctgtgGGTTCTACCTTTAACTTACAGATAGTCCCTGACTTGGATTTACAATTTTTGAGTTTGTGATGGTGTGAAAGTGATGTGCACTCAGTAGGACATCAATAAGTTACATgaaatattcaacactttattataaaataggctttgtgttagatgattttacCCAACTGTCGGCTAAGTTgtctgagcatgtttaagataggctaggctaagctatggtgTTTGGTAGGTGTGTTacatgcattttcaacttacgatACTTTCAACAtacgatgggtttatcaggacataaccctATTTTAAGTCAAGGAGCACTTGTAGTTCCAGAATCCAACCACTTGTCACTACCTCCAATGCTCTACCTTGGAGTAAGACACTACTTTCTCCTGGATTACTGCAATAGTCCACTAAAAGATCTCCCTTAATTCTCTACAGTTTATAATTCTCTGTAGCTTATTTAtagcagccagaatgatctttttaaagcATACGTCAGATCATGTCATTCTTCCACCCAAAACTTTGTAATGACTTCCTCCTTTACTCAAGGTAAAAGAAAAAGGCCATCAGATGGTCTACAAGGCCATACATAATCTGACCCCATTAGCTCCTCTATAATTTACACTGCTCCACCCACAGTGGCCTCCTTGTTTCTTGAAAACAGGCACATTTCCTGCTCAGGGCTTTTGCACTGGCTGCTTTTGCGTTGGATGCTCTTATCCTCAGATGCTGGCTTGGTTAACAACCTCACATCCTCCAAGTGTTTAATTAAATGTCAGTTTTTTTTCAGTGAGAGATCACCCTATTTCTTACTGTAACCCTGACCCATCCCCTTCACATTCCTTATCTTCCTTTATCTTGCTCTATTCCTCCCCACCCCATAGCAGTTACCTTCTAACATACTAAAAATTTACTATGTTTATTTTCTAGGTTTGTCCTTTCACTTTTAGAAGATATGTTCCATATGGCAGggatttgttttgttcactgatgtatctcAAGCACCTAGAATAGTGGCTGGCTCATAGTagaccctcaataaatatttgttgaatggataaatatGCAGAGGTCTCAAATTGGCAGTCCCAGAATCAAATTTTGCTTACAATGTTGTTTATCAACAATATTTTTAGtagtcgattttttttttttttttgagtcggagtcttgctctgtcccccaggctggagtgcggtggtgcgatctcagctcactgcaagctccgcttcccgggttcacgccattctcctgcctcagcctcccaagtagctgggaatacaggcgcccaccaccacgcccggctaattttttgtatttttagtacagacgagtttcatcgtgttagccaggatggtctcgatctcctgacctcgtgatccacccgcctcgaactcccaaagtgctgggattacagacgcgagccaccgcgcccggcccagtagtcgatattttttaaaattggtgagatttACTACAAAACTGTCTTTCCAGTTTCTGTTCAAAAATCATACGATACAGCACCATCAAGTCTGCATTCTTGCATGGAACTGGATGGAATTGAGTTGTGTGGACTTCCTTTAGATAAGGTGTGAGCTTTCCTATTTTGCTACAGCCCTACCCTGCCACTCCACAAATTTCCATAAGCTGTCTAGGCCCCTGAAGGCATTTAGTTTGCAATTCCTACCCTACAAGGATTCAACAATCTGTAGCAACCCTGGGTTATTAAGGGTAGGgatgataataaaaatactcaACTGGTATGAACTGGGAACCAACTAATCAGGTCACCACTGGATCAGAGCCTTGGAAGAGTCAGATACTAACTATTTACTTGCTGGAATTTAAGGGAAGGGGAGTGTCCACAGAGGAGCAGGGTGGGTGGGCACAAGTGCTCAGGCAGGGCTTTTGGCCAAGCAGTACAGAAGTCTTCAAGTCCTATTTTTCAATCATTCATACAGCCATAACATGCCTACTAGTTGAATATGAGCCCTGGATAAGGGATTAGGGTAGATGAGCAGCAGAGTGGAGTCCTAATATGACATAAGGGCTGACCCCTTATCCATGTCATAGTGCCCACTGGGTCACAATGCCACCAGGTTGCCTAAACCTCTGCCACCCACCTGTGAACTTCACTTTGCCACAGGGAGGCACTGAACTGAAAAACTGCCTTGTAACAGGTGTCGCCCCTCTGTCTACTCCCTTTCTTATATCAAGAGGGGAAAAACACGTAACTACCTCTACCCGATCTGGTCTCCATACGCCTATTACCTTTACTGTTACAAGTACCGGATCACCCTCCGGGAGAAGATGCTGCCTCGTTGTTATAAAAGGTACTTGTTTTCATCTCTATTTGTAGttgtttatataatatgtaaggaaaaagtaaaagaatttgAAAGAATTTCCCAAATGGCAAGAAATAACAACAGAATAGGGGGTGGAAAGCTGGCATGGAACTTCAGAATTTTTCCATCTGGTTGGCCCAGGAACATAGAAACAGGCTGGACAACAGAAAATACAGATCATGCCAGAGCCTGGTACTGtgtatcttcccacctcagattCCAAGATAAACTAATTTGGGTCTCTTTCCCAACCAGCATCACTTATAAGGAAGAGGAGGACTTGACACTCCAGCCCCGTTCCTGCCTCCAGTGCTCCTGAGTCCCTAGTAGGCCTCCAGGAGGGCAAAAGCACCAAGCAGGGTAACCACGACCAGCTTAAAGAACTGTATTCGGTAAGTGGACTGTCAGCTGGTGCTGTGACAGGGCAACCCTTTTCTTGCATACCTTGCAGAGGAGGGACATTAGCAAGTTGGAAGATGAATTATAGAGGTAGACGGAATCTTGGAACGCATGTGTAAAAGCTACTTGTTATATAGACAAGGATTCTGGCCCACAGACTGTAAAATCAAGGTCATACAGATGGTAGTGAAAAGCAGGATGGGAAAAGAGGGAGTGGGGACAAAGGCAGAACAAACTCTATAGGACTTCTGGGACATAAAGCTGGTTAGATGCTAAGCAGGATCTGGAATCCAGAACTTGCCCACATATCATATTGCAATAACAAGCCTGGTTGTAACTACGGCATTTTAAATAGAAGAATTTAGAGAAAACCCATATAATGAAAAAAGTGGAAATTATTAGTGAGAAAGGAAGCACATTATAAAGCTTTGTTTAAATCCTAAGCTCTCTGATGGAAACATTTCTAAGTTCCTAAATGGTTATTGTACTCCTGTGTTGAAGTCAGCAGGCAGTAATACTGCCTCAGCTGGATTGTTTGATATAAAGGAGAACTCCATAATAGGCATAGGCTATTAGCTCCTGGGACTAAGGGATATTATTGCATCTTTAAGATCTTGGCTCCGATTCTCCCAGGCTCCCCCCATCAATGCCCACCTTGCTTCAACAGACACACCCCAATCTGCCTGAGGTCTGATTTGAAGACTAGAGGAGCGTTTTTACTCCTTTTCCAGGCTGGGAACTTGACGGTGCTGGCTACTGACCCCCTGCTCCACCAGGACCCAGTGCAGTTAGACTTTCACTTCCGCCTCACCTCCCAGACCTCTGCCCATTGGCACGGCCTTCTCTGTGACCATCGACTCTTCCTGGATATCCCGTATCGGGCCTTGGATCAAGGCAACCGGGAAAGGTGACTGAGCCTGGATGGGAGAATTGGGAGGGGATAGGTAGGGGATTTCACCCTTCTATCATGTCATAGTACATAGGGCTAATTCTGGAGCTAGATATAAGCAATCCATTCACCTGGCATGCAGACAAGCCTGTGAGCTGAGCCAGGATCTGGGGTTCAAGGGATGAGTCCATGGGAAGTTGGACTCAGATCCAGAAATAGTTGAATAACGAAGTACTTTCTAGCTGTTCATCTCAGTAGTCCTTTCTCCCCAGACCCCTTCTGTGGCTTACATCCAGTGGTGTGCAATCTCTTGGCTTCcgagaaaaatctaccaaaacTAGTATAGCAACTTTCATTTCCTGGCTTGAGTGGGTAGAGGGCAGAAAATGACCAATAAGATTTTTTCTGCTCCAAGTAGGTGTCTTTCTGGATTTTGAGTTGGCCAAACATTTTAACTGTTTTTCTGTGGCTCCTAGTTTGACCGCAACCCTGGAGTACGTGGAAGAGAAGACAAATGTGGACTCTGTGTTTGTGAACTTCCAGAATGATCGGAACGACAGAGGTGGGGATCTGCTGTTCTTCCTTGCTCTTCATGCTGAGGCAGCTGGATAACTCCTTTTCCTTTATAGGAGACCCTCTTCCCCCATCTTTAAAAATGCACCCTCAGGCATTTCAGGGATTCTTTTCTTCCCACCCACCACAAAGGTGGGAAGTTGTAACTTGTTCCATCAAGTTACAACTGGACTCTGAGGAAGCCCCTGCAGGTGGTGTTAGGGGTCAGATTGAAGGAGCACTGGTGAAATTACACAGAATCCATTCAACGGATGTGGCCAGCAGGACAAAATGGATCTCAAACTTACGGAGCACCTACAATGTGAAAGGGTCAGACATAAGGCCAAGGGAACGGGGACATATTTAACCGGATGCCTGGAGCATATGTTACAGAAACTATAGCCTCTTGCCTCAAGGAGTTCAAACTCTGTTGGATATAAGACAAGGGATGGTGAATAATCATTCATAAGTGATAGATATTATTTCAGAGCTTACTATGCCATCATTGTATTAGTATATAGGTAGACTTCACTCTAGTGTTAAGCACTTCATGAACATCGCATTTAATCTTAAATTCTGTGAGGAGGAAGGTTCTATGatttataaatggaaaattttatagATGGAAACTGAAGTTCTGCAGGACTAACTCACAGAACAAGTGTTAAAACCAGAGTTAGAGCCTAGGTCTGTCTGACTAAAGCACATCCTATATGCCTGCACTACACTGCTTCCCAGGGCCACTCCCTAGTGGAAGAAATCAAATCTGGGGGCATACATGTATTGAGTTTTAAAGCATGTTCTAATCATTTGTTCTATCCTTTCACAGGTGCCCTGCTGCGGGCCTTCAGCTACATGGGCTTTGAGGTGGTCAGACCAGGtcaccctgccctccctcccttggACAATGTCATCTTTATGGTGTATCCCCTTGAAAGGGATGTTGGCCACCTGCCCAGTGAGCCTCCTTGAACATGATTATTCCAACGCTTTGAGGGGCTGGAAGCCTTGACACATGGAATCAGGGGCCCGGGATGTGATTCAGGACACTTTCCATCCTAGAAATAAAGGGTAGTGCAATCATCAAGTGTTCACTGTTTCTTGGTGGGGTGGGTAATAGGGTTGGCTGGAGTGGGACATACACCTTACAGAGCTAAATTCATTGAAAAGATCACAGGGACCTGAACTACGGAGGGAAAGTACCTAAGGATTTTTGgttccctttgccttcctccatgccCCAAACTATTTCCCCATTTATTCtaaccatttactgagcactaatCAGTGAACTCCGTAGTTCAGAAAGACTGAGATTTGTTGGGCTGTTTTTATCCATATATTTCAGTTGAGGTGCTACAGATGTGGAGAAAACCAAAGAAGGCACATAGATCCCTTGGCTTTGGCCCAAGTTGGGGGATCTCAATGGACAAAATAG of the Symphalangus syndactylus isolate Jambi chromosome 12, NHGRI_mSymSyn1-v2.1_pri, whole genome shotgun sequence genome contains:
- the MRPL9 gene encoding large ribosomal subunit protein bL9m isoform X2, translating into MAAHVVTAPGRALLRAGAGRQLRGGARELLRPRHEGKSPDLACDFSLSQNRGTVIVERWWKVPLAGEGRKPRLHRRHRVYKLVEDTKHRPKENLELILTQSVENVGVRGDLVSVKKSLGRNRLLLQGLAVYASPENKKLFEEEKLLRQEGKLEKIQTKAGEALGVVVAPHTLKLPEEPITRWGEYWCEVTVNGLDTVRVPMSVVNFEKPKTKRYKYWLAQQAAKAMAPTSPQI
- the MRPL9 gene encoding large ribosomal subunit protein bL9m isoform X1 yields the protein MAAHVVTAPGRALLRAGAGRQLRGGARELLRPRHEGKSPDLACDFSLSQNRGTVIVERWWKVPLAGEGRKPRLHRRHRVYKLVEDTKHRPKENLELILTQSVENVGVRGDLVSVKKSLGRNRLLLQGLAVYASPENKKLFEEEKLLRQEGKLEKIQTKAGEATVKFLKSCRLEVGMKNNVKWELNPEIVARHFFKNLGVVVAPHTLKLPEEPITRWGEYWCEVTVNGLDTVRVPMSVVNFEKPKTKRYKYWLAQQAAKAMAPTSPQI
- the OAZ3 gene encoding LOW QUALITY PROTEIN: ornithine decarboxylase antizyme 3 (The sequence of the model RefSeq protein was modified relative to this genomic sequence to represent the inferred CDS: deleted 1 base in 1 codon), producing the protein MTVPWRPGKRRITYKEEEDLTLQPRSCLQCSESLVGLQEGKSTKQGNHDQLKELYSAGNLTVLATDPLLHQDPVQLDFHFRLTSQTSAHWHGLLCDHRLFLDIPYRALDQGNRESLTATLEYVEEKTNVDSVFVNFQNDRNDRGALLRAFSYMGFEVVRPGHPALPPLDNVIFMVYPLERDVGHLPSEPP